The Hymenobacter sp. GOD-10R genome includes a window with the following:
- a CDS encoding class I SAM-dependent methyltransferase, with product MKRSSPGTLHRVIVNQCESYLAAHGDNHKGVGWPSYDDAQARYQVMLEGLLSASVPDKPVRLLDFGCGSAHFLEFLQHHHLPQIEYTGLDMSEKQLAVARSKFPDTPFYCFDVLQNPTALPDFDYIIMNGIFTQKCSLSFEEMWTYCQSLLRTLWPKTTTGLAFNVMTKQVDWEREDLFHVPLDLLASFLKQDLTRHFAFRHDYGLYEYTTYLYREPRRT from the coding sequence ATGAAACGCTCTTCCCCTGGCACACTGCACCGCGTAATTGTAAACCAATGCGAGTCGTACTTAGCTGCACATGGTGATAACCACAAAGGCGTTGGATGGCCGAGCTATGACGATGCACAGGCACGCTATCAAGTGATGCTGGAAGGATTGCTATCAGCTAGTGTACCCGACAAGCCCGTGCGCCTGCTTGATTTTGGCTGCGGTTCGGCACACTTTCTTGAATTTCTACAGCACCATCATCTGCCACAAATCGAATACACTGGGCTCGATATGTCAGAAAAGCAGCTAGCTGTTGCGCGCAGTAAGTTTCCAGATACCCCCTTCTACTGCTTCGATGTGCTGCAAAATCCAACGGCGCTGCCAGACTTCGACTACATTATCATGAATGGCATTTTTACCCAAAAGTGCTCCTTAAGCTTCGAGGAAATGTGGACGTATTGTCAAAGCTTGTTGCGTACGCTTTGGCCGAAAACGACTACAGGTCTAGCCTTCAATGTCATGACAAAACAAGTAGACTGGGAGCGAGAAGATCTATTTCATGTACCGTTAGATTTACTTGCTTCCTTTCTAAAGCAAGATCTCACCCGACACTTTGCTTTTCGCCACGACTACGGGCTGTACGAGTACACGACTTACCTCTATCGAGAACCTCGCCGAACCTAG
- a CDS encoding thioesterase family protein, producing the protein MYSHDTHIRVRYAETDQMGYVYHGNYAAYFEVARTEAFRQLGIRYKDLEADGVGMPVGELRTRFRRPARYDDLLTVRLLLRQPGEGTRVLFEYEIYNEANQLLTEGHTLMVFVSTANGRPVPIPADIQAKLAPFFTEDETAGPIAPTLTKLPADAPAPAAFLKDNEQ; encoded by the coding sequence ATGTATTCCCACGACACGCACATTCGCGTCCGCTATGCCGAAACTGACCAGATGGGCTACGTGTACCACGGTAATTATGCCGCCTACTTTGAAGTAGCACGCACAGAGGCGTTTCGGCAGCTAGGTATTCGTTACAAGGACTTGGAAGCCGACGGGGTTGGGATGCCAGTGGGGGAGTTGCGCACTCGTTTTAGACGGCCCGCCCGCTACGACGATTTACTCACGGTCCGTCTGCTGCTACGTCAGCCTGGTGAGGGGACTCGGGTGCTGTTTGAATACGAAATCTACAACGAGGCCAATCAGTTGCTCACGGAAGGACACACGCTCATGGTGTTCGTGAGTACTGCGAACGGCCGTCCAGTGCCCATCCCGGCGGATATCCAGGCCAAGCTAGCTCCGTTTTTTACTGAAGACGAGACAGCTGGCCCGATAGCGCCGACGCTCACGAAGCTCCCTGCTGATGCGCCCGCGCCGGCTGCCTTCCTGAAAGACAATGAACAATGA
- a CDS encoding YihY/virulence factor BrkB family protein, with product MRLPVRRYHLPDVRRRRSYRKFIVWLKRMRIGPGNTSVYDVIDRMIQEIKLDSVTKRASYMAFNFTVALFPTIIFLFTLIPYIPIPNLNVDILQFLGDLMPREMYAATATTIDDIVNIPHGGLLSFGFLAALVLSSNGIMALLDAFEKKYPSFKRRTYLRKRVIATLLTVVLSSVLLVAVAGIFFGTYIIDALVFSEIVPEQFTSQLITLIKYGSLVGLFLLTTCLVYYYVPPVHNKWPFVSVGAVVATFLIFIVSFLFILYVKIFDSYNHFYGSIGTLVGFMVWLDFVCMTIILGFEVNVSIDAATGRLKTVMADNKRVAAH from the coding sequence ATGCGTTTGCCTGTGCGCCGTTATCACCTGCCCGATGTGCGCCGCCGTCGCTCGTATCGCAAGTTCATTGTGTGGCTCAAGCGCATGCGTATTGGGCCTGGCAATACGTCCGTGTATGACGTGATAGATCGGATGATTCAGGAAATCAAGCTGGATAGTGTTACCAAGAGGGCTAGCTACATGGCCTTCAACTTCACGGTAGCGCTGTTCCCAACGATTATCTTCCTATTCACGCTCATCCCGTACATCCCCATTCCAAACCTAAACGTGGACATTCTACAATTCCTTGGCGACCTGATGCCGCGGGAGATGTACGCGGCTACGGCCACTACCATTGATGACATTGTCAACATTCCTCACGGTGGCCTGTTATCATTTGGTTTCCTGGCGGCGTTGGTGCTAAGCTCCAATGGCATCATGGCCTTGCTCGATGCCTTTGAGAAGAAGTACCCGTCATTCAAGCGTCGTACTTACTTGCGCAAACGTGTCATTGCCACGTTGCTGACCGTTGTGCTATCGTCGGTGCTGTTAGTTGCCGTGGCGGGGATTTTCTTTGGTACCTATATTATTGATGCCTTGGTGTTCAGCGAGATTGTACCGGAGCAGTTTACGTCGCAGCTTATCACGCTGATCAAATATGGCTCCCTGGTGGGATTGTTTCTGCTAACGACTTGCCTGGTCTATTACTATGTGCCACCTGTGCACAACAAGTGGCCGTTTGTGTCAGTAGGAGCAGTGGTAGCGACGTTTCTTATCTTCATCGTTTCCTTCCTGTTTATTCTTTACGTCAAGATTTTTGATAGCTATAACCACTTCTATGGTTCTATTGGCACGCTCGTCGGCTTTATGGTATGGCTCGATTTTGTGTGCATGACCATAATCCTAGGCTTTGAAGTGAACGTGAGCATTGATGCAGCAACAGGTCGACTCAAGACGGTTATGGCTGATAATAAGCGTGTAGCAGCGCATTAA
- a CDS encoding ATP-dependent Clp protease ATP-binding subunit, producing MEAKFSNRVKEVISLSREEAIRLGHDYIGTEHLLLGMIREGEGTAIGLLKKLGVSVEELKYALEQATRNTATQGTSITGSIPLTKQTEKVLKITYLEAKIFKSEIIGTEHLLLSILRDEDNISSQILSKFNVNYESVRDSLDYHGNAANNPTSGPEADDDDNDRLFGGNAGRGGAGGSGAAAKKPGEKSRTPVLDNFGRDLTKLAEEDKLDPIVGREKEIERVAQILSRRKKNNPILIGEPGVGKTAIAEGLALRIIQKKVSRVLFGKRVVTLDLASLVAGTKYRGQFEERMKAVMNELEKSPDVILFIDELHTIVGAGGASGSLDASNMFKPALARGEIQCIGATTLDEYRQYIEKDGALARRFQMVMVDPTSPEETIEILHNIKDKYQDHHHVLYTDKAIEACVKLSDRYMSDRFLPDKAIDILDEAGARVHINNIVVPEDILKLEEQIENIKTEKNRVVKSQKYEEAAQLRDKEKKLLEQLDTAKKNWEDETKKKRYTVKEENVAEVIAMMTGIPVNRVAQNEGEKLLNMGNELKGKVIGQDKAIAQLVKAIQRTRVGLKDPKKPIGSFVFLGPTGVGKTELAKVLATYLFDKEDSLVRIDMSEYMEKFSVSRLVGAPPGYVGYEEGGQLTEKIRRKPYSVILLDEIEKAHPDVYNLLLQVLDDGILTDGLGRKVDFRNTIIIMTSNIGARDLQDFGAGIGFGTKARNENMDEITKGTITNALRKTFSPEFLNRLDDVIVFNSLEKKDIHRIIDISLAKLLGRIQTLGYRVELTDAAKDFVAEKGYDPKFGARPLNRAIQKYIEDPIAEEILKAQVVHGDVITADYEEGKEELTFAVTKSGENPNLASDERPEEAPESPEGKKGE from the coding sequence ATGGAAGCTAAATTCTCAAATCGTGTCAAGGAGGTCATCTCCCTGAGTCGGGAGGAAGCCATCCGGCTTGGGCACGACTATATCGGTACCGAACATTTGCTATTGGGCATGATTCGCGAAGGCGAAGGCACTGCTATTGGATTACTCAAGAAACTGGGTGTATCGGTAGAGGAGCTGAAATACGCCTTAGAACAAGCCACTCGCAATACGGCTACGCAGGGCACGAGCATTACCGGCTCTATCCCGCTGACCAAGCAAACCGAGAAAGTCCTCAAGATTACCTATCTCGAAGCCAAAATCTTCAAGAGTGAGATCATCGGTACAGAGCATCTGTTGCTGTCGATCTTGCGCGACGAAGACAATATTTCGTCTCAAATCCTTAGCAAATTCAACGTGAACTACGAATCCGTGCGTGACTCGCTGGATTATCACGGCAATGCCGCTAATAATCCTACGTCGGGCCCTGAAGCCGATGACGACGACAACGACCGCCTGTTTGGTGGCAACGCCGGTCGCGGTGGTGCCGGTGGCAGCGGCGCAGCAGCCAAGAAGCCCGGCGAAAAATCGCGCACTCCAGTGCTCGACAACTTTGGCCGTGACCTTACGAAGCTAGCTGAGGAAGACAAACTCGACCCTATTGTTGGTCGTGAAAAAGAAATTGAGCGCGTGGCCCAGATTCTGAGCCGCCGCAAGAAGAACAACCCCATCCTGATTGGTGAGCCTGGCGTTGGTAAAACGGCTATTGCCGAAGGCCTAGCCCTGCGCATTATTCAGAAGAAAGTTTCGCGCGTGCTGTTCGGCAAACGTGTTGTGACACTCGACCTTGCTTCGCTAGTGGCTGGTACCAAGTACCGCGGTCAGTTTGAGGAGCGCATGAAGGCTGTTATGAACGAGTTGGAGAAGTCGCCTGACGTGATTCTGTTCATCGACGAGCTGCACACGATTGTGGGCGCTGGCGGTGCTTCGGGTTCGCTCGACGCTTCGAACATGTTCAAGCCTGCCTTGGCTCGCGGCGAAATTCAATGCATTGGTGCTACTACCCTCGACGAGTACCGTCAGTACATCGAGAAGGATGGTGCCCTAGCTCGTCGTTTCCAGATGGTAATGGTTGACCCAACCTCGCCTGAAGAGACGATTGAGATTCTGCACAATATCAAAGACAAGTACCAGGATCACCACCACGTACTGTACACCGACAAAGCCATTGAGGCGTGCGTGAAGCTGTCGGATCGGTATATGAGCGACCGGTTCTTGCCAGATAAAGCCATAGATATCTTAGACGAGGCTGGTGCCCGCGTGCACATCAACAACATTGTGGTTCCCGAAGATATCCTCAAGCTCGAAGAGCAGATTGAGAACATCAAGACGGAGAAGAACCGCGTGGTGAAGTCGCAGAAGTACGAAGAGGCTGCTCAACTCCGCGATAAGGAGAAGAAGCTTCTTGAGCAACTCGACACCGCCAAGAAGAATTGGGAAGACGAGACCAAGAAGAAGCGGTACACCGTGAAAGAGGAAAACGTGGCAGAAGTTATTGCCATGATGACCGGCATTCCTGTGAACCGTGTTGCTCAGAACGAAGGCGAGAAATTGCTGAACATGGGCAACGAGCTGAAGGGCAAAGTAATCGGCCAGGATAAGGCTATTGCTCAACTCGTGAAAGCTATCCAGCGTACTCGCGTTGGTCTGAAAGATCCAAAGAAGCCGATTGGTTCGTTCGTGTTCCTAGGCCCAACGGGTGTAGGTAAGACGGAGCTAGCGAAAGTGCTTGCTACGTATCTCTTCGACAAAGAGGATTCACTCGTGCGTATCGACATGAGTGAGTACATGGAGAAATTCAGCGTATCGCGCCTGGTTGGCGCGCCTCCCGGATACGTGGGTTACGAAGAAGGCGGTCAGCTGACGGAGAAAATCCGCCGCAAGCCGTACTCGGTAATCCTGCTCGACGAGATTGAGAAGGCCCACCCCGACGTGTACAACTTGCTCCTGCAAGTACTCGACGACGGTATCTTAACTGACGGCCTAGGTCGTAAGGTTGACTTCCGTAACACCATCATCATCATGACCTCCAACATTGGAGCCCGCGACTTGCAGGACTTCGGCGCTGGTATCGGTTTTGGCACCAAAGCCCGGAATGAGAACATGGATGAGATTACGAAAGGCACCATCACCAACGCCTTGCGCAAAACCTTCTCGCCGGAATTCCTCAACCGTTTGGACGACGTGATTGTCTTCAACTCACTCGAGAAGAAAGACATCCACCGCATCATCGACATCTCGTTGGCGAAGTTGCTTGGCCGCATCCAGACCCTAGGTTACCGTGTAGAACTGACTGACGCCGCTAAGGACTTTGTAGCTGAGAAAGGCTATGATCCGAAGTTCGGTGCCCGTCCGCTGAACCGCGCTATCCAGAAGTACATCGAGGATCCGATTGCGGAGGAAATCCTGAAAGCCCAAGTGGTTCACGGTGACGTTATCACTGCTGACTATGAAGAAGGCAAAGAGGAGCTAACCTTCGCCGTGACCAAGAGCGGTGAAAACCCGAACCTAGCCAGCGACGAGCGCCCCGAAGAGGCACCTGAGTCGCCAGAGGGAAAGAAGGGTGAATAA
- the mltG gene encoding endolytic transglycosylase MltG — translation MAQPPRIDYKAKALRRRRQYAYVTGILGLFLVTFSYYFYQVFYTPNVETKGQPTFVLVRRGETARAVLDSIDASGVIVDKLSLHFVARLMKYDKLVKPGRYELKDGYTNRELINDLRKGIQSPLKLTFQNIRLRSDLAQKLSTTIDARPKEFDSLLSSPSYTRSLGFDTTSILTMFIPNTYELYWNTSADNLMQRMKKEYEKFWTPARDAKREKLGLTRAQVSTLASIVEAEQQQHPDERPRVAGVYLNRLKRGMKLQADPTVVYANNDFTIKRVLNVHLAKDSPYNTYMHNGLPPGPINLPSITSIDAVLNPEQHNYYYFCAKEDFSGYHAFATTEAEHLVNARRYQAALNRSGIMK, via the coding sequence ATGGCTCAACCGCCTCGCATCGATTACAAAGCCAAAGCCTTGCGCCGCCGCAGGCAATATGCGTACGTCACGGGTATTTTAGGCTTGTTCTTGGTTACGTTTTCTTACTACTTCTACCAAGTCTTCTACACTCCCAACGTTGAAACCAAAGGCCAGCCCACCTTCGTGCTAGTGCGGCGGGGGGAAACAGCCAGAGCGGTGCTGGACTCCATTGACGCCAGCGGGGTGATTGTCGATAAGCTGTCGTTGCATTTCGTAGCACGCCTGATGAAATACGACAAGCTCGTGAAGCCAGGCCGCTATGAATTGAAGGATGGCTACACCAACCGCGAATTAATCAATGACTTGCGTAAGGGCATTCAGTCACCGTTGAAGCTCACCTTCCAGAATATTCGGTTGCGCTCCGACCTAGCCCAGAAGCTCAGCACCACGATTGACGCTCGCCCCAAGGAGTTCGATAGCCTGCTAAGTAGCCCTAGCTACACCCGCAGCCTAGGTTTCGACACCACGAGTATCCTGACGATGTTCATCCCGAACACCTACGAGCTGTACTGGAACACGTCCGCCGACAACCTCATGCAGCGCATGAAAAAGGAGTATGAGAAGTTCTGGACGCCCGCTCGCGACGCCAAGCGCGAGAAGCTAGGTCTGACCCGTGCGCAGGTGAGTACGCTGGCCAGCATCGTGGAAGCCGAGCAGCAGCAGCACCCCGATGAGCGCCCACGCGTGGCGGGCGTATACCTCAACCGTCTCAAGCGCGGCATGAAGCTTCAGGCCGACCCCACGGTGGTGTACGCAAACAACGACTTCACGATCAAGCGTGTACTGAATGTGCACCTAGCTAAGGATTCGCCGTACAACACGTACATGCACAATGGCTTGCCTCCCGGCCCCATCAATCTGCCAAGCATTACCAGCATCGACGCCGTACTTAACCCAGAGCAGCATAACTATTACTACTTCTGCGCGAAAGAAGACTTTAGCGGCTATCATGCCTTCGCAACTACTGAGGCAGAACACCTCGTTAATGCCCGGCGCTACCAGGCTGCCCTGAACCGGTCGGGTATTATGAAGTAG
- a CDS encoding WbqC family protein — protein MPILFEAQHNPPATFFAELVGADSLLLESKEHYRKQTYRNRCLILTAQGVKPLTVPVVDGNRSEKVGIRELEIDYRQNWVHQHWRTLQTAYGGTPYFEFYADYLHDIYVKKIPLLFDLNLALLYFYLRCLRMRIPVEFTTEYHSHYDLTAMRDRRDWLTPKGVSDSEPDRTSGSDRVRPYSQTFGARFVPHLSILDLLFMQGPAAGGFLV, from the coding sequence ATGCCCATTTTATTTGAAGCCCAGCACAATCCACCAGCGACGTTTTTCGCCGAACTTGTAGGGGCTGATTCGTTGTTATTGGAGAGTAAAGAGCATTATCGGAAGCAAACGTATCGCAACCGTTGCTTGATTCTGACAGCACAAGGTGTAAAGCCGCTTACAGTTCCCGTCGTGGATGGAAACCGGAGCGAAAAGGTTGGAATTAGAGAGCTAGAAATTGATTACCGACAAAACTGGGTACACCAACATTGGCGTACGTTGCAGACGGCGTACGGCGGCACACCTTATTTTGAATTTTACGCCGACTATCTCCACGATATTTACGTAAAGAAGATTCCGCTCTTATTTGACCTTAACCTAGCGCTTTTGTATTTTTATCTGCGTTGCCTTCGGATGCGGATTCCAGTGGAATTCACCACCGAGTACCACTCCCACTACGACCTCACAGCCATGCGCGACCGGCGCGATTGGCTGACACCGAAAGGTGTTTCCGACTCCGAACCTGACAGGACGTCCGGCTCTGACAGGGTTCGACCCTACTCACAGACCTTTGGCGCACGTTTTGTACCCCACCTAAGCATCCTGGACCTGCTTTTCATGCAAGGGCCAGCTGCCGGCGGATTTCTCGTGTAG
- a CDS encoding lysophospholipid acyltransferase family protein: MSQTNTPSSLPWYYRPLFWLLTGVASLPLTVLYALAYGLYLLLAYGVRYRWKVISGNLRNAFPEKSEAEVTRLGKDFYWHFAQVIVEILKLLTISKAELYERAKIRNFELAEKAMELGHTVLVLGSHAGNWEWILSTGALYYPDRAHGVYKPLSNGFFEYFMKRLRTRSGAYLVPMRDTLRDMVRYRNQARCLALLTDQAAGPEDQPYWTDFLHQDTGFYTSADRLAPRFQCPVVYVGIRRVRRGYYDITLTEIYDGITPISDKEHFITEAFARQLERDIQAAPAEYLWSHRRWKHKRVTERLSD, encoded by the coding sequence ATGAGTCAAACAAACACGCCTAGCTCTCTTCCGTGGTATTACCGACCGCTTTTCTGGCTGCTGACTGGCGTAGCTAGCTTACCGCTCACGGTGCTCTACGCGCTAGCTTACGGATTGTACTTGCTGCTAGCCTACGGCGTGCGCTACCGCTGGAAGGTGATCAGCGGAAACTTGCGTAATGCTTTCCCGGAGAAGTCGGAAGCAGAAGTGACGCGTTTAGGCAAGGATTTCTACTGGCACTTTGCCCAGGTCATCGTTGAAATACTGAAGCTACTGACGATTTCGAAGGCGGAACTGTATGAGCGGGCCAAGATTCGCAATTTTGAATTGGCCGAGAAAGCAATGGAGCTAGGTCATACGGTGCTTGTACTTGGTTCGCACGCTGGCAATTGGGAGTGGATCCTGTCAACGGGGGCTCTTTATTACCCAGATCGAGCACACGGCGTTTACAAGCCGTTGAGTAACGGTTTCTTTGAATACTTTATGAAGCGGCTGCGGACTCGGTCGGGGGCATACTTGGTTCCTATGCGCGACACGTTGCGTGATATGGTTCGTTACCGCAATCAAGCTCGTTGCCTAGCTCTACTCACTGATCAAGCCGCAGGCCCCGAAGATCAACCCTATTGGACTGACTTCTTGCATCAAGATACTGGCTTCTACACTAGTGCTGATCGGCTGGCACCTCGCTTTCAGTGTCCGGTAGTATACGTTGGTATTCGACGCGTACGCCGTGGCTACTACGACATCACCCTAACAGAAATATATGACGGCATTACGCCAATTAGCGATAAAGAGCACTTCATTACAGAAGCTTTTGCCCGTCAATTAGAGCGCGACATCCAGGCAGCACCCGCCGAATACTTGTGGTCGCATCGACGCTGGAAGCACAAGAGAGTGACTGAGCGGCTGAGTGACTGA
- a CDS encoding WbqC family protein codes for MQPYLFPYLGYFQLLHCADTFVLLDDVAFINKGWINRNVLLVNCAKYLFSIPLLGSSQNKLIKDIRLYPDIRPRQKLLATIRQEYKTAIAFNDVFPLVEQILLSGEGDLTALVLESLRRINAHVNLSVPVLRSSTITKDNGLVAQARIIEICQRLGAHEYVNLPGGAALYAAADFERQGIRLRFLQPALIPYSQRGQPFVPGLSIIDVLMHNRPNQVQQFFQQATLQ; via the coding sequence ATGCAGCCGTACTTGTTCCCATACCTAGGGTATTTCCAACTGCTGCATTGTGCCGATACCTTCGTGCTGCTGGATGATGTGGCGTTCATCAACAAAGGCTGGATCAACCGCAACGTGCTCTTAGTCAACTGCGCGAAGTACCTATTCAGTATTCCGTTGCTAGGAAGCTCACAGAATAAGTTGATCAAGGACATTCGCCTGTACCCTGATATTCGACCTCGGCAAAAATTGTTGGCCACAATTAGACAGGAATACAAGACGGCCATTGCGTTCAACGACGTTTTTCCGCTGGTAGAACAAATCCTGCTTTCCGGTGAGGGAGATCTGACAGCATTGGTATTGGAGAGCCTGCGGCGCATCAACGCTCATGTAAACTTATCGGTGCCTGTTCTCCGTAGCTCAACCATCACCAAGGACAACGGACTGGTGGCCCAAGCCCGAATCATAGAAATCTGCCAACGCCTCGGTGCTCACGAGTACGTGAACTTGCCAGGTGGGGCAGCCCTGTACGCCGCCGCTGATTTTGAGCGTCAAGGTATCAGGCTTCGGTTTTTACAGCCTGCCCTAATCCCATATTCTCAAAGAGGCCAACCTTTTGTGCCAGGCTTATCCATTATTGATGTGCTAATGCACAATCGACCAAACCAAGTGCAACAATTTTTCCAGCAGGCTACGCTTCAGTAG
- a CDS encoding glycosyltransferase family 2 protein — MNRPIVSVWLITYNHESYIAEAIEGVLMQVTDFPVELVIGEDYSSDRTRAIVQDYKNRYPDQITLFLAEYNMGMLPVLRPTYALCRGKYVAMLDGDDYWTDPLKLQKQVDQLEQNPTVRFSFHKVNILHSATGEFNESAEPSKSKQANGWTLEDFLCGNPVYTLSVLFRNDLGPLPDWYYSLPYPDLALFCLLLMHGGTAQYLPHNMGVYRMHRAGSFSGLTAQQRHQQSAQFFDLIRPHVPLEYQHIVNQALQHIRYELLILALKKFQLGSVANQIFLLGSYDTKKVTYRPKQWHHSLLFAGLHHTARTLYRVGMSIKAS, encoded by the coding sequence ATGAACCGGCCGATAGTGAGCGTGTGGTTGATTACGTACAACCACGAATCCTACATTGCTGAGGCCATTGAAGGAGTGTTGATGCAAGTAACTGATTTCCCGGTGGAGTTAGTTATTGGAGAAGACTACTCCTCTGATCGGACGCGAGCCATTGTACAGGATTACAAAAACCGTTATCCAGACCAAATTACCTTGTTCTTGGCCGAATATAATATGGGTATGCTGCCCGTGTTGCGGCCTACCTATGCTTTGTGCCGCGGCAAGTATGTGGCTATGCTCGACGGCGATGATTATTGGACTGACCCCTTGAAGTTACAAAAGCAGGTAGATCAACTTGAACAGAATCCAACTGTGCGGTTTAGCTTCCATAAAGTCAACATCCTACACTCGGCAACTGGAGAATTTAACGAATCAGCCGAGCCATCTAAAAGCAAACAAGCAAATGGATGGACACTAGAGGACTTTCTGTGTGGTAATCCAGTTTACACGCTCTCAGTACTGTTTCGTAATGACCTAGGGCCGCTACCCGATTGGTACTATTCGTTACCTTACCCTGACTTGGCTTTATTCTGCTTATTGTTGATGCACGGTGGTACTGCTCAATACTTGCCGCATAACATGGGAGTCTACCGTATGCATCGTGCCGGCTCCTTCAGCGGCCTAACAGCCCAACAAAGACACCAGCAAAGTGCTCAGTTTTTTGACTTAATTAGGCCACATGTGCCTCTTGAATATCAGCACATAGTAAATCAAGCGTTGCAACATATACGTTACGAACTGCTCATATTGGCACTTAAGAAATTCCAGCTAGGTTCTGTTGCCAATCAAATATTTTTGCTTGGATCTTATGACACCAAAAAAGTCACCTACCGACCAAAACAGTGGCATCATAGTTTATTGTTCGCTGGCCTACATCACACCGCACGTACGCTTTATCGAGTTGGTATGAGTATTAAGGCCTCTTGA
- a CDS encoding L-threonylcarbamoyladenylate synthase: MAATLLRIHPDNPPLNKLLQAVEVLRNGGVIIYPTDTIYGLGCDVFNAKAVEKLCRIKGIHPDKANLSFICSDLANITDYAHGITTPVYKVLKKALPGPFTFIFEASPKAPRYGGVKRKTVGIRVPDHKICLGLVQELGNPIVTTSIHDDDELLEYTTDPDLIFEKYRSLVDLVIDGGFGNNIASTVVDCTNEDFDIVRQGAGDIEQYL, from the coding sequence ATGGCTGCTACGCTGCTTCGCATTCATCCCGATAATCCGCCCCTAAACAAGTTATTGCAAGCCGTAGAAGTGCTGCGCAATGGTGGCGTTATTATTTACCCAACCGATACCATTTATGGATTGGGCTGCGATGTTTTCAATGCCAAAGCGGTGGAAAAGCTGTGCCGCATCAAAGGCATTCACCCCGATAAAGCTAACCTTTCCTTTATCTGCTCCGACCTAGCCAACATTACCGATTACGCCCACGGTATTACCACACCTGTATATAAGGTGTTGAAAAAAGCGCTACCGGGCCCTTTCACGTTCATTTTCGAAGCTAGCCCCAAAGCACCACGCTATGGTGGTGTGAAACGCAAAACCGTCGGTATCCGCGTGCCCGATCATAAGATTTGCCTAGGTCTGGTGCAGGAGCTAGGCAATCCTATCGTGACAACCTCCATTCACGATGACGACGAGCTGCTGGAATACACTACCGATCCTGACCTGATTTTTGAGAAGTACCGCTCCTTGGTAGACCTCGTGATTGATGGCGGCTTCGGCAATAACATAGCCAGCACCGTGGTGGATTGCACCAACGAAGACTTCGACATCGTCCGCCAAGGCGCAGGCGATATTGAACAGTACTTATAA